In Choloepus didactylus isolate mChoDid1 chromosome 6, mChoDid1.pri, whole genome shotgun sequence, one DNA window encodes the following:
- the LOC119538161 gene encoding nuclear nucleic acid-binding protein C1D-like, protein MAGEEINEDYPVEIHEYLSTFENSIGAVDEMLKTMMSVSRNELLQKLDPLEQAKVDLVSAYTLNSMFLVYLATQGVNPKEHPVKQELERIRVYMNRVKEITDKKKAGKLDRGAASRFVKNALWEPKPKNASKVASKGKSKN, encoded by the coding sequence ATGGCaggtgaagaaataaatgaagattatcCAGTAGAAATTCATGAGTATTTATCAACATTCGAGAATTCTATTGGTGCTGTGGATGAGATGCTCAAAACCATGATGTCTGTTTCTAGAAATGAGTTGTTGCAGAAGTTGGACCCACTTGAACAAGCAAAAGTGGATTTAGTTTCTGCGTACACATTAAATTCAATGTTTTTGGTTTATTTGGCAACTCAAGGAGTTAATCCTAAGGAACATCCAGTAAAGCAGGAATTGGAAAGAATCAGAGTGTACATGAACAGAGTCAAAGAAATAACAGACAAGAAAAAGGCTGGCAAGCTAGACAGAGGTGCAGCTTCAAGATTTGTAAAAAATGCCCTTTGGGAACCAAAACCTAAAAATGCATCAAAAGTTGCCAGtaaagggaaaagtaaaaattaa
- the LOC119537164 gene encoding olfactory receptor 51L1 has product MVVWNSSDTGEPTFILRGFPGLEYIHTWLSIPFCLAYLVAFVGNIIILSVIWIESSLHQPMYYFLSILALTDLGMCLSTLPTMVSVLWLDAREIQASACFAQLFFIHTFTFLESSVLLAMAFDRFVAICCPLHYSTILTNSVIGKIGLTCLLRSMGLVLPTPLLLRRYHYCHVNNLSHAFCLHQDVLKLSCSDARINSIYGLCVIATIGVDSLFILLSYVLILNAVLGIASREEQLKALNTCVSHICVVLIFFVPVIGVSMIHRFGKHLSLTIHILMADIYLLLSPVLNPVVYSVRTRQIRLGILHNFGLARRL; this is encoded by the coding sequence ATGGTGGTCTGGAATAGCAGTGATACTGGGGAGCCCACATTTATCCTGAGAGGATTCCCTGGACTGGAGTATATTCATACTTGGCTCTCAATCCCATTCTGTCTGGCATACTTGGTAGCATTTGTTGGTAATATCATCATCCTCTCTGTCATTTGGATAGAGTCCTCACTCCACCAGCCCATGTATTACTTCCTTTCTATCCTGGCACTAACTGACCTGGGTATGTGTCTATCCACACTTCCCACCATGGTTTCCGTGCTATGGTTGGATGCTCGGGAGATACAGGCAAGTGCTTGCTTTGCTCAACTCTTCTTCATCCATACATTCACATTTCTGGAGTCTTCAGTGTTGCTGGCCATGGCCTTTGACCGTTTTGTTGCCATCTGCTGCCCGCTGCACTATTCCACCATCCTCACCAACAGTGTGATTGGCAAGATCGGTTTGACCTGCTTGCTGAGAAGCATGGGGCTTGTACTGCCCACGCCTTTGCTGCTGAGACGCTATCACTACTGTCACGTCAATAACCTCTCCCATGCCTTCTGCTTGCACCAGGATGTTCTGAAATTATCATGTTCAGATGCCAGGATAAACAGTATTTATGGACTTTGTGTCATCGCCACAATAGGTGTGGATTCTCTCTTCATACTTCTTTCCTATGTCCTGATTCTCAATGCTGTGCTGGGCATTGCATCTCGTGAAGAGCAGCTAAAGGCACTCAACACATGTGTATCTCATATCTGCGTGGTGCTCATCTTCTTTGTGCCAGTTATTGGGGTATCAATGATCCATCGCTTTGGGAAGCATCTGTCTCTTACCATCCACATCCTCATGGCTGACATCTACCTGCTTCTTTCCCCGGTGCTTAACCCTGTTGTCTACAGTGTCAGGACAAGGCAGATTCGTCTAGGAATTCTCCACAACTTTGGGTTAGCGAGGAGGCTTTAA